The following proteins are encoded in a genomic region of Funiculus sociatus GB2-C1:
- the murB gene encoding UDP-N-acetylmuramate dehydrogenase, producing MTLSYDPPSVLDASVNPSKESLKSLPLYLPGTECLLRSQAPLDRLTSYRVGGPAEWYVAPRRIEELQASFEWANFEELPITLLGAGSNLLVSDNGLPGLVICTRHLRQTHFDPETGLVSAGAGEPIARLAWQAAERGWQGLEWAVGIPGTVGGAVVMNAGAHTSCTADILANTQVFSPDGKIEILTPEKLKFAYRTSILQGGNRLVTQATFKLQPGADPAFVMAATSKHLEQRRTSQPYNLPSCGSVFRNPNPHKAAWLIEQTGLKGYQIGGAQVSQRHANFILNCGGAKASDIFQLIRYIQQQVEHRWSLSLEPEVKILGDFQPV from the coding sequence ATGACTCTTTCCTATGATCCACCAAGCGTTTTGGACGCTTCTGTTAACCCCAGCAAAGAATCCCTGAAATCTTTACCCCTTTACTTACCAGGAACTGAGTGTTTATTGCGATCGCAAGCACCTCTCGACCGACTCACATCTTACAGAGTCGGAGGCCCCGCAGAGTGGTACGTGGCTCCCCGTCGCATCGAAGAACTGCAAGCCAGTTTTGAATGGGCTAATTTTGAGGAGTTACCAATCACTTTGTTGGGGGCTGGTTCAAATTTACTGGTAAGTGATAACGGGCTTCCCGGTTTAGTTATTTGTACTCGCCATCTCCGTCAAACTCACTTTGACCCCGAAACGGGTCTAGTGAGTGCAGGTGCAGGGGAACCGATAGCCCGCCTCGCATGGCAAGCAGCCGAACGCGGTTGGCAAGGGCTAGAATGGGCAGTCGGCATTCCTGGTACAGTCGGCGGCGCAGTGGTGATGAATGCGGGCGCTCACACTAGCTGTACTGCTGATATTTTGGCCAACACCCAAGTCTTCTCACCAGACGGGAAAATAGAAATTCTTACCCCTGAAAAACTCAAATTTGCTTATCGTACCTCAATACTGCAAGGAGGCAATCGCTTAGTCACCCAAGCAACCTTCAAGCTTCAGCCTGGAGCCGATCCTGCCTTCGTTATGGCAGCAACCAGCAAACATCTAGAACAACGGCGCACCAGTCAACCTTACAACTTGCCTTCCTGTGGTAGCGTTTTCCGCAATCCCAACCCCCACAAAGCAGCTTGGTTGATTGAACAAACTGGTCTGAAAGGATACCAAATTGGCGGCGCTCAAGTTTCTCAGCGCCATGCTAACTTTATCCTTAACTGCGGCGGTGCCAAAGCTAGTGATATCTTCCAACTCATCCGCTATATTCAGCAGCAAGTGGAACATCGGTGGTCACTGTCTTTAGAGCCGGAAGTGAAAATCTTAGGCGACTTTCAACCTGTGTAG